The sequence GCGGCCCGCCTGCTCGATGGAAAAGAAATCATAGCCATTTGTGACGCCCTCTGGAAATTGCCCGAAAGGGAATACCAGCTTGTTGCCCTGGAATTATTGTACGCCAGCCGGAAGAAATTCGATGCGCAATTCCTTGATTTTTTCGGGACAATTGTTGTGCGCAAAGCCTGGTGGGACACTGTCGATTTTATTGCAACGAAACTCTTTGGCACTTACTATGCAAATACAAAAAGACCTGCGCAGATGATCGCCTGGTCAATGTCCGACGAACTATGGAAAAACCGCACTGCCATTCTGTTTCAACTAAATTATAAAAAGGAGACTGACGTAGAATTATTATTTGAGATCATCCGCCGGCTGAAGGGGAAAAAGGAATTTTTCATCCAGAAAGCCATCGGCTGGAGCCTTCGCCAATATTACCGTACAGACCCTGAAGCGGTGAAAAATTTTGTGGTTGCAGAGGGGATTACAGGACTGGCCAAAAGAGAAGCCCTGAAGCATTCATTGTAAAGGGCAATAATTATTTTACCCATAGCCGGAAACTGGACTAACGGCAATCTTAATCTGCAGTTCATCCAGCAGCAGGGTATTGACTAAAAAGTGCTACCTTAATAACGCCATTTAATCAACATTTTCGCAAACCCGATTTATTTGACCATATATTCGAGGAACATGTCTAACCAGAAAAAAAATCTATCCCGCCGAAATTTCCTGCAGTTAACAGGAATGACCGGGGCATCACTCACCATAGGTTTTTACCTGCCGGCACTGGCAAAAGCAGCTCCGGTTTTACTCACGGGGGATGCTGCAATTGAACAGGGTATTTCCCTGACAGCATGGGTAACCATTGATAAAAATGGATTGGTCACCATCTTTAACCACCGGGCAGAAATGGGCCAGGGAAGCTACCAGGCCATCCCGCAGATCGTTGCAGAGGAACTGGAAGTTGACCTGAATAAAATTAAAGTTGAATTGGCACCCGGCCATCCTTCCAAATATGGCAGCCAGATAACCGGCGGCAGTTCATCAGTGCGGGGTGGTTATAAAACGTTGCTGCATGCCGGGGCCATGGCACGTGAAATGATGTTACAGACAGCAGCTGGCAGGTGGAAAGTTCCCGCCAATGAATGCTATGCCGAGAACGGTGAAATCATCCATAAGCCAACCAGCCGGAAATTCGGTTATGGATCATTGGTAGAAGAAGCATCGAAGTTACCCTTACCAAAGGTTACACTTAAGGAAAGGAAAAACTATAAGCTTATTGGAAAGCCCTTACCAAGATTGGATAATCCGGCTAAGATCAATGGCAGTGCGGTTTTTGGCATCGACAAAACAGTGCCGGGATTATTTTATGCAGTTGTTGAAAGGAGTCCGCGCTTCCATGGAAAAATAAAATCGGTGGATGACAAAGCGGCCCGTGCAGTGAAAGGCGTTAAGGATATTGTAAGGGTACAGATGCCGGTTTTTTCGTTTATGCGGGAAGGTGTTGCAGTGGTGGCAGATAATTTCTATACGGCCATGAAGGCGCGGAAATTATTGAAGATTGAATGGGATGACAGTGGAATTGAATTAGTGAGTACGGAACAATTATATGAAAGAATGCGTGCAGACCTGGCGAAACCCGGACTGACCCAAAAAGCTGCAGGTGATATAGACCGCATCCTTGGCAAATCTGCGCAAAAGCTGGAAGCGGTTTATGAAACGCCCTATGAATCGCATAGTTCGATGGAGCCGCTGAATTGCACAGCGCATTATACCGCAGAAAAAATAGAAGTCTGGGGACCCATACAGGCTCCCGACTGGGTACAGGGTGACCTGGCTGATAAATTCAAAATGCCCGTTGATAAAGTGGTCGTGAATATGACCTTCCTGGGCGGCGGTTTTGGACGAAAGGCATTCCTTGATTATACCTATGAGGCGGTGGCCATTTCCAAATTGGTGAATGCCCCGGTTCAGGTGATCTGGACCCGGGAAGATGATATGACCCAGGGACCATTCCGCCCTGGTGGTGTGTATGGCTGCAAAGGCAGCCTGGCCAATGGCATGGTGAATGGCTTTGAAGTTAAGATGGCCGCCCAGAATATGGATCACCAGAATGCGCCAGTGCCAGACAAATCAGAATATAACCGCAGTACTGTAGAAGGATTTCCCGAGCCCTATTTTGAATCACTGCCGCATTACCGTTTTTCGGATGTCCCTACCGAATCACAGATCCCCGTGATGTGGTGGCGGTCGGTGTATTCTTCAACCAATGTGTTTGCGTTTGAAAGCTTCTGGGATGAGCTGGCGGTTGCTGCAGGCAAGGATCCCATTGAATTCCGGCGGATGCATATTTCCCGCGATAAGGAAAGGTACCATGCCCTGATGGATGAGATCGAAGCAAAATCAGGCTGGGCAAAAAAGGGCAAGAATGAAGGCTGGGGGTTTGCAATGTCCGAATGTTTTGGCAGTGTGGTAGCAGAAGTAGTGAAGGTATCCAAAAAGGAAAGTGGCGGGATTTCCATTGATAAAGTCATTGCAGTAATGGATTGCGGCTGGTATGTGAATCCCGATATCATCAGGGCACAGGTGGAAGGCAGCATCATAATGGCATTAGGTGCGGCCACCATACATGAAACCCATTTCAAGGAAGGCAAAGCGGTGGAAACGAATTTCCACCAATACCAGATGCCGCGGATAAAGGATATTCCCCCTATCGAAGTGTATATAATGGAAAATGAGGAAAAGCCTGGTGGTGTTGGTGAACCAGGACTGCCGCCATTTTCACCGGCATTAACCAATGCGATCTATGACCTTACTAAGACGCGCATCCGAAAACTGCCTTTCGACCTTAAAAAAGTCTGAGGCTGATTATTTGCGGGCCGCTTTCACGAGTGCCGGAGTAATGAGGGTTTTATAAGAATTGCCCCAGCTGTTGCTGATATAATTTACTACGTCAGCAATTTGTTCGTCGGTTAGGTATTCCTGCGCGGGCATATACATTTCATAAGATTTACCATTAACAGTGATGGCTTCATCCTGTCCTTTCAGCGTTATGGCGATGGCTTTTTTCGGATCTTTCATGAGGTAGTCCGACTTGGCCAGTGGTGGATAGGAATCTTCAACACCTTCGCCTTTTTCCATATGGCAACTCTGGCAATTATTGGCATACACTTCCTGCCCCCTTTTAATACTGGCTGCTTTTGGATCCTGGGAAAATGAACTCGCCATAATAGCGATGGCTGTGCAGGCGCCGAATAGTATGGTATACTTCATAATCAGGTAAATTTATTGATCAATTACATCACCTTCAAGGTCGTAATCAAAAGCTTTGGTGATTTTAACCTGCACGAATTCACCGATCGGCAGTTTTTTACTGGTATTGATCACCACTTCATTGTCTACTTCCACGCTGTCGAATTCGGTACGGCCAAGGTAACGACCGGCTTCTTTTTTGTCAATTAAAACTTTGAAAACCTGTCCGATTTTCTCCTGGTTTTTTTCCAGGCTGATCTCCTGCTGAACCTCCATGATCTCCTGGGCGCGGGCTTCTTTTACTTCGGCGGGCACATCATCTTCCAGGTCATGGGCCGTTGTGTTCTCTTCGTGTGAATAGGTGAAAATGCCAACCCGGTCGAATCGCATCCTGCGTAAAAAATCCTTGAGTTCTTCCACATCTTCGCGGGTTTCACCCGGGAAACCGGCGATCAGGGTGGTCCTTAAACAGATACCCGGGATCTTTTCCCTGATGTCTGCAATCAGATCTTCCATTTCTTCGCGGGTGATCTGCCTTTTCATGGCCTTCAGCATATTGTTGGAAGCGTGCTGCAAGGGCATATCTAAATAGTTGCAGATATTTTTGCGGTCGCGCATGGCATCCAAAACCTCTATCGGGAACTTTGACGGATAGGCGTAATGCAGGCGTATCCATTCAAGGCCTTCCACATCAGAAAGGCGGTACAGCAATTCGCCCAGCTGCCGTTTTTTATACAGGTCAAGTCCGTAATACGTCAACTCCTGTGCAATCAGCATGATTTCCTTCACCCCTTTTTTGACGAGCGACTCCGCTTCCTTTACCAATTCTTCGATGGGTCGGCTAACATGGCCGCCACGCATTAAAGGAATAGCACAAAAAGAACAGGTGCGGTTACAGCCCTCCGATATCTTCAGGTAAGCATAATGTTTTGGCGTTGCCAGCAGCCGTTCGCCCAGTAATTCTGCTTTATAGTCGGCTTCAAGTTCTTTTAAAATAAGCGGAAGTTCCATAGTGCCGAACCAGGCATCCACTTCCGGAATTTCCTTCTCAAGGTCGTCCCGGTAACGATGGCTCAGGCAACCAGTTACAAACACTTTATCCAGTTTGCCTTTCTTCTTAAGGGCAACCTGGTCGAGGATCGTGTTAATCGATTCCTCTTTGGCCTTATCAATAAACCCGCAGGTGTTCACTACAACGATATTATGGTCGAGCTTGCCATTTTCATGCACCACCTCGATTTCGTTGGCCAAAAGCTGTCCGCTTAAGACTTCACTATCCACCATGTTCTTGCTGCACCCCAGCGTAATAATATTCACTTTGTCTTTCTTCAGCGTTCTTGCTTTCATGCCTATTCTAAATAAGTCGCAAAGTTAACCTTTTTCAAGGTTGAAGAGGGAGTCGACGAATTCGTGTTTGTCGAAGACAAGGAGGTCTTCCATTTTTTCGCCCATGCCGATGAATTTTACGGGAATCCTGAACTGGCTGGCGATGGCCAGCACAACACCGCCTTTAGCAGTGCCATCCAGCTTCGTGATGGCGAGGGCGGTAACTTCTGTTGTAGCGGTAAAATGGCGGGCCTGTTCAAGGGCATTCTGGCCGGTACTGCCATCCAGAACGAGCAGGACCTCATGCGGTGCATTGGGGATTACTTTTTGCATCACGCGCCGGATCTTACCCAGTTCATCCATCAGGTGTGCTTTATTGTGCAATCGCCCCGCTGTATCAATAATAATCACATCGGAACCACGGGCAACACCACTTTGCACGGTATCGAAAGCAACAGCAGCAGGGTCAGAGCCCATATCCTGCTTTACGATGGGCACCCCGACACGATCGCTCCAGATCGTCAGCTGGTCAACTGCTGCAGCCCGGAAGGTATCGGCGGCCCCTAATAACACCTCTTTCCCGGCCTTCTTAAAATTATACGCCAGCTTGCCGATGGTGGTTGTTTTTCCAACACCATTAACGCCCACCACCATAATTACATACGGCTTTGCGGGCAGGTCAGAGCCAAAGGAATAGGTATTAGTTTCAGGTGCATCCACTAAGACGCCCCGGATCTCTTCCTGCAGGATGCGGTTGAGGTCGCTGGTGTTTATATATTTATCGCGGGAAACCCTTTTTTCAATCCGGTCGATGATCTGTACGGTGGTATCAATGCCCACATCGGCGCCCACCAGTGCCTCTTCGAGGTTATCCAACACTTCTTCATCGACGGTACTTTTACCGGCGACTGCTTTAGTGATCTTACTGAAAAAGCTTTCCTTGGTTTTTTGCAATCCCTGGTCCAGGGTTTCCTTTTCTTTTTTCCCGAATAGTTTATCAAAAAATCCCATGAACGAAGCTTATGAAGTTGAAAAAAATACCCGCCAATTAACGGCCGGTCGAAATTAAACGATTGCCCCCAGATATCCGGAAAACAAAAAAGCTGTTCCGGTTTAACACAGAACAGCTCGCCAGAGTATTATACACTGAATTATTTTTGCGCGATGAAATCCTTGATCTTGTCTTTGTGCACGATCGCCTCTTTAAAGGTATATGCACCAGACTTTGGACTGCGTACAGCCTTGATCACTTTGGTCCAGTTTTTCGCCTCGGCGGCTGCCCTGGCATCCTTGGTCTTGATCGCGGTTTTTGCTGCTTTTGCCATTGTATACTAAATTAGTTGTTGAGTAAATCGGGTTACTGCGCTTATTTAATCTCCTTATGAACAGTTACTTTCTTCAGGATGGGGTTGAACTTTTTCAGCTCCAGGCGCTCCGGAGTATTCTTTTTGTTCTTGTTCGTGATATAACGGCTTGTACCCGGCTTACCGCTGGTCTTGTGCTCGGTACATTCCAAAATCACCTGAACTCTGTTTCCTTTCTTTGCCATTGTTAATCAGTTTTATAGATTCAGCTGTTTCCAGCCAAACAGTAATTTAGATTTTAGCTCCTTTCGCTCTGAGGTCTTTAACCACTGAAAGCAAACCATTTTTATTAATGGTACGCAATCCTTCGGCAGACAGTTTCAAAGTGATCCACTTATCTTCTTCTGCAATATAAAATCGCTTCGTCAGCAAGTTCGGCAGGAACCTGCGTTTTGTCTTAATGTTCGAGTGAGAAACTTTGTGACCGGTGATCGGCGTCTTACCCGTAACCTGACATACTCTAGCCATGACTGTCAAAATTTAGGACGGCAAAGGTCGGAAAAATCAGCAATACAGCAAAACTATTTCCAACTTTTTTAGTCTTTTTAAAAAATATATACCCCAAGGCGATTTACGCCGGCCGCGAAGTTACTTCCTTTCGGGCTAAAAACGGCAATTGAATTACCCGGAACGCAAAAAAGGACTCCCGGTGCAAACTTTGCGCAAAACAAATACAGTTCTGCCTGCCAATGGCAACAAAACCTTAATTTCATTCTGCCGGCAGCCACCCCATCTTTGGGCTTAAATGGCTGATTATGATTGATATGGATGGAAAAAGAAAAACAATTGCCAGGGATATCAGTTGGTTGTCATTCAATGCCAGGGTGCTGCAGGAAGCAGCGGACCCCACAGTCCCTTTAAAAGAAAGGATCAAATTCCTGGGTATCTTTTCCAATAACCTCGATGAATTTTTCCGGGTACGGGTCGCGACCCTGAAAAGGATGATCGAACTGGGGGGAAAAAAAGTAAAGGTCAATATGCACCTGGAACTGTCGCCGGAAAAGATCCTGGAAGAAATCATGATCATGGTGCTGCGGCAGCAGAATGAATTCAACCAGGCCTGGGAGAATATCCGGCTCGAACTGGAAAAGGAAAAGATCATACTGATCAATGAAAAGCAACTTAACAAGGAGCAGAAAGCCTTTGTAAAACAATATTTCGAAGAGGAAGTAAGGGTGAATACCATCCCCCTGATGATCGAGCAGATCCCGCAACTCCCCTACCTGCGTGATAAATCCATCTACCTGGGTGTAGTAATGAGCCGCAGGTCGGCCGCCTTCGAACAAAAATATGCCCTCATTGAAGTGCCGTCCAAAGCCCTTGGCCGTTTTGTACTTTTACCTGCGCCAGCCGGTGAAAGCCATATCATCTTACTGGAAGATGTGATCCGTTTCAACCTGCCGGCCATCTTCTCCTATTTCGGCTATGAAAAATTTGATGCCTGGATCTTTAAGGTCACCAAAGACGCAGAGATCGATATTGATAATGATATTTCCACCACCCTGATCCAGAAAATTGAGAAAGGGGTCAAGAACCGCCGCAAAGGAAAACCGGTAAGATTTGTCTATGATAAGGAAATGGATGCCGGCCTGCTCGAATTCCTGATGCGCCGCATGAGCCTTACCCGCAAAGACAACCTGATACCCGGTGGCCGAATCCATAACTTCAGGCACTTCATGGATTTCCCCGATATATTTTCCAAAAAATCTCAACGTAAAAAACCATTCCAGCATCCTTTGCTGGCAGGCACATCGAGGGTAACCGATATCATCCTGGAGCATGATGTGATGCTCAACTTTCCCTATCATTCCTTTAACCCGGTTATTGAACTCCTGCGTGAATCCGCCATCGACCCCGATGTGGTCTCCATAAAGATCACCGCGTACCGGCTGGCCAGCAATTCCAAAGTCATCAACGCACTCATCAATGCTGTACGCAATGGAAAACAAGTGACCGTGATGATGGAACTCAGGGCCCGGTTTGAAGAAGAAGCCAACCTGGAATGGAAAGAAAAACTGGAAGAAGAAGGCGTTAAAGTACTGATCGGCATTCCAAATGTTAAGGTGCATGGCAAACTCTGCATCATCAGGAAACGCATCCAGAACCGGACCATCCAATATGGATTTGTGAGTACGGGCAACCTGAATGAAAGCACGGCAAAATTATACAGCGACCATTGCCTGCTGACGGCGCATCGCGGCATTATGGCCGATATCAACCGCGTCTTCCTGTACATTGAACGATACAAGACCCGGCCCGACCTGCTGAAGACCTGCAAATCACTGATCCCCTGCCCCGGCAACCTCCGCCGTGAAATCATCAAACTGATCAACCAGGAAATCAGGGCGGCAAAAAAGAAAAAGAAATCGGGTATCCTGCTGAAAATGAATTCGCTTTCTGATGAAGAGCTTATTGAAAAATTAAATGAAGCTGCCCGTGCCGGTGTACCAGTGCGACTCATTGTGCGGGGCATATTTTGTATGCAGACAGAAAACAAAAAATTCAAGCAGCCGGTAAAAGCGATCAGTATAATAGATGAGTACCTGGAACATGCCCGGGTCTTCATTTTTCACAACGGGGGTAAAGAAAAAGTTTATATATCTTCGGCGGACTGGATGTTACGCAACCTGGATCACCGCGTTGAAGTTACCTGCCCGGTGTATGATGAAAAAATCCAGAAGGTGTTGAAGAACATGCTTAAAATCCAATTGTCAGATAATGTGAAGGCCCGTGTGCTGAACAATTCCCTGACCAATGAGTATGTAAAAACTGATGGTAAAAAAGTACGAGCCCAGGTAGAGCAGTATATTTACCTACAGTCCAAAAAAAGCAAACCAAATCCTGAAGAGGAGATCCCTCTCCCTAAAACAGCCACCAGCAATTGAAATTAGCCGCCATAGATATAGGAAGTAACGCAGCAAGGCTGCTGATCACCGAAGTAGTAACCGATGAAAAAGGGAAAAGCCAGTTCAATAAACTCAACCTGATCAGGGTTCCGCTGAGATTAGGATTTGATGTATTTGACACACAGGTGATCTCCCCGGAAAAGGAACAGCATATCATCAAAACCATCAAGGCTTACAGGGCATTGATCGATGTGTATGAAGTGGAACATTATATCGCCTGTGCAACTTCTGCCATGCGTGATGCTAAAAATGCCACTGCCATTATTTCGCACATCAAACATGAAACCGGCATCGATATCAAAGTGATCAGCGGTGATGAAGAAGCTTCTTTCATTTACGAAAACCATATCGCCGAAAATCTTGATACAGACCATTCCTATTTATATATTGATGTAGGTGGCGGAAGTACCGAGCTCACCTTCTTTAACGACAACCAACTGGTATTTAAAGAATCCTTTAATATCGGCACCATCCGACTGCTGAAGAACCAGGTGGAAGAAGTTAAGTGGGACCAGATGAAGGATTTTATCCGTGTAAAAACCAAGGGCTTCAAGGAAATCATCTGCATTGGTTCCGGCGGCAATATCAATAAGGTATTCTCGATGTCGAAGAAAAAAGACGGTAAGCCGTTGTCGCTTGAACTACTGAAAGATTACTATAAAGAATTAAGCAGTTTTTCCGTTCCGGAACGCATGCGGTTATATAACCTGCGCGAAGACCGTGCAGATGTGATCGTACCAGCGCTCAGCATTTATATTAACGTGATGCGCTGGTCAGATGCCCGCGAGATCTTCGTCCCGAAAATCGGATTGGCCGATGGCTTGATCCATATATTGTGGAATACCATAAATAACCCCGCACATGTCAGCAGCTGAAGTAAAAAAAGTGACCACCAATACGTTGCAGATCATGAAAGCAGCGGGCCAGAAAATTTCGATGCTAACCGCCTATGATTTTTCATTTGCCCGGCTCTTCGATACGGCAGGAATTGATGTGTTACTCGTGGGTGATTCGGCGAGCAATGTGATGGCCGGACATGAAACCACCGTACCCATCACCCTGGAGCAAATGATTTACCATGCGCAGTGCGTGGTGCGCGGCATTGACCGGTGCCTGGTAGTGGTTGACCTTCCATTTGGCACTTACCAGTCCAACCCCGATGTAGCCCTTGCTTCGGCCATCAGGGTAATGAAGGAAACCGGCGGTCACAGCATCAAACTGGAAGGAGGTGAAGAAGTGGTGGACAGTATCAGAAGGATCGTCAAAGCCGGCATTCCGGTGATGGGCCACCTTGGACTAACCCCGCAATCCATTTATAAATTTGGCACTTATGCGGTAAGGGCGAAAGAAGAAGATGAGGCTGAGAAACTCAAAAAAGACGCCCTGCTCCTGCAACAGGCCGGCTGCTTTGCCATAGTGCTGGAGAAAATCCCGGCGGCACTGGCCAAAGCAGTCTCAGAAAGCCTGGAGATTCCTACCATTGGCATTGGTGCCGGAAAGTATTGCGATGGCCAGGTGCTGGTAATGCATGATATGCTCGGTATCAACAATGATTTCAATCCCAGGTTCCTGCGGAAATATGCCAACCTGCACGACCAGATCACGGGTGCTGTACAACAATATGTTAAAGACGTGCAATCGAATGATTTCCCTAACGAACAGGAGCAATACTGAAGTCTAAACTGTACCTTTGCCGGCTAAAATTAGCCGTCATGGAATTTTTGACAACGCTTGGTATTGCCGCAGAGAATCCCGGAACCTCCACCGGATCAGCCTGGATCAAAACAACCGGCGAAAACATCCCCTCTTATACACCAGTAAATGGAAGCCTGATCGGTTCGGTCACGGCTACAGATAAAGCAGGATACGAACAGGTCATCAATACCGCAGCGGCAGCATTCAGGGAATGGCGCAGCTGGCCGGCCCCCCGCCGGGGTGAGGTGGTCCGCCAGATCGGTGAAGCACTAAGGGCTAAAAAACAAGCCCTTGGCCAACTTGTCAGCTATGAAATGGGCAAAAGCCTGCAGGAAGGCCTGGGTGAGGTGCAGGAAATGATCGATATCTGTGATTTTGCAGTTGGCTTATCGCGCCAGTTGCATGGACTCACCATGCACAGCGAAAGGCCCGGCCACCGGATGTACGAACAATGGCACCCGATGGGCATCGTGGGCATCATTTCAGCCTTCAATTTCCCGGTAGCGGTATGGAGCTGGAACAGTATGCTGGCCTGGGTCTGCGGTGACGTTTGCGTATGGAAGCCTTCCGAGAAAGTGCCCCTTTGCGGCATCGCCTGCCAGAATATCGTGAATGAAGTATTTACTAAAAATAATGTGCCTGAAGGGGTGAGCGGACTGGTGAACGGTGGCCGCGAGCTGGGTGAATGGATCGCCGCCGATACCCGCATCCCGTTGGTTTCCGCAACAGGTTCCACGCGCATGGGTAAGGCAGTAGGCGCTGCAGTCGGTGCCCGCCTGGGTAACAGCCTGCTGGAACTGGGTGG comes from Flavihumibacter fluvii and encodes:
- a CDS encoding DNA alkylation repair protein, whose amino-acid sequence is MKNILINPGGTQCINPAMQKKPKQLFDELTAAMQFHRDAANAAPMARYMKNQFDFLGIKQPVRKALSADFLKAARLLDGKEIIAICDALWKLPEREYQLVALELLYASRKKFDAQFLDFFGTIVVRKAWWDTVDFIATKLFGTYYANTKRPAQMIAWSMSDELWKNRTAILFQLNYKKETDVELLFEIIRRLKGKKEFFIQKAIGWSLRQYYRTDPEAVKNFVVAEGITGLAKREALKHSL
- a CDS encoding molybdopterin cofactor-binding domain-containing protein; translated protein: MSNQKKNLSRRNFLQLTGMTGASLTIGFYLPALAKAAPVLLTGDAAIEQGISLTAWVTIDKNGLVTIFNHRAEMGQGSYQAIPQIVAEELEVDLNKIKVELAPGHPSKYGSQITGGSSSVRGGYKTLLHAGAMAREMMLQTAAGRWKVPANECYAENGEIIHKPTSRKFGYGSLVEEASKLPLPKVTLKERKNYKLIGKPLPRLDNPAKINGSAVFGIDKTVPGLFYAVVERSPRFHGKIKSVDDKAARAVKGVKDIVRVQMPVFSFMREGVAVVADNFYTAMKARKLLKIEWDDSGIELVSTEQLYERMRADLAKPGLTQKAAGDIDRILGKSAQKLEAVYETPYESHSSMEPLNCTAHYTAEKIEVWGPIQAPDWVQGDLADKFKMPVDKVVVNMTFLGGGFGRKAFLDYTYEAVAISKLVNAPVQVIWTREDDMTQGPFRPGGVYGCKGSLANGMVNGFEVKMAAQNMDHQNAPVPDKSEYNRSTVEGFPEPYFESLPHYRFSDVPTESQIPVMWWRSVYSSTNVFAFESFWDELAVAAGKDPIEFRRMHISRDKERYHALMDEIEAKSGWAKKGKNEGWGFAMSECFGSVVAEVVKVSKKESGGISIDKVIAVMDCGWYVNPDIIRAQVEGSIIMALGAATIHETHFKEGKAVETNFHQYQMPRIKDIPPIEVYIMENEEKPGGVGEPGLPPFSPALTNAIYDLTKTRIRKLPFDLKKV
- a CDS encoding c-type cytochrome, which produces MKYTILFGACTAIAIMASSFSQDPKAASIKRGQEVYANNCQSCHMEKGEGVEDSYPPLAKSDYLMKDPKKAIAITLKGQDEAITVNGKSYEMYMPAQEYLTDEQIADVVNYISNSWGNSYKTLITPALVKAARK
- the rimO gene encoding 30S ribosomal protein S12 methylthiotransferase RimO — encoded protein: MKARTLKKDKVNIITLGCSKNMVDSEVLSGQLLANEIEVVHENGKLDHNIVVVNTCGFIDKAKEESINTILDQVALKKKGKLDKVFVTGCLSHRYRDDLEKEIPEVDAWFGTMELPLILKELEADYKAELLGERLLATPKHYAYLKISEGCNRTCSFCAIPLMRGGHVSRPIEELVKEAESLVKKGVKEIMLIAQELTYYGLDLYKKRQLGELLYRLSDVEGLEWIRLHYAYPSKFPIEVLDAMRDRKNICNYLDMPLQHASNNMLKAMKRQITREEMEDLIADIREKIPGICLRTTLIAGFPGETREDVEELKDFLRRMRFDRVGIFTYSHEENTTAHDLEDDVPAEVKEARAQEIMEVQQEISLEKNQEKIGQVFKVLIDKKEAGRYLGRTEFDSVEVDNEVVINTSKKLPIGEFVQVKITKAFDYDLEGDVIDQ
- the ftsY gene encoding signal recognition particle-docking protein FtsY, producing MGFFDKLFGKKEKETLDQGLQKTKESFFSKITKAVAGKSTVDEEVLDNLEEALVGADVGIDTTVQIIDRIEKRVSRDKYINTSDLNRILQEEIRGVLVDAPETNTYSFGSDLPAKPYVIMVVGVNGVGKTTTIGKLAYNFKKAGKEVLLGAADTFRAAAVDQLTIWSDRVGVPIVKQDMGSDPAAVAFDTVQSGVARGSDVIIIDTAGRLHNKAHLMDELGKIRRVMQKVIPNAPHEVLLVLDGSTGQNALEQARHFTATTEVTALAITKLDGTAKGGVVLAIASQFRIPVKFIGMGEKMEDLLVFDKHEFVDSLFNLEKG
- a CDS encoding DUF4295 family protein, which gives rise to MAKAAKTAIKTKDARAAAEAKNWTKVIKAVRSPKSGAYTFKEAIVHKDKIKDFIAQK
- the rpmG gene encoding 50S ribosomal protein L33, whose protein sequence is MAKKGNRVQVILECTEHKTSGKPGTSRYITNKNKKNTPERLELKKFNPILKKVTVHKEIK
- the rpmB gene encoding 50S ribosomal protein L28; its protein translation is MARVCQVTGKTPITGHKVSHSNIKTKRRFLPNLLTKRFYIAEEDKWITLKLSAEGLRTINKNGLLSVVKDLRAKGAKI
- the ppk1 gene encoding polyphosphate kinase 1; this translates as MIDMDGKRKTIARDISWLSFNARVLQEAADPTVPLKERIKFLGIFSNNLDEFFRVRVATLKRMIELGGKKVKVNMHLELSPEKILEEIMIMVLRQQNEFNQAWENIRLELEKEKIILINEKQLNKEQKAFVKQYFEEEVRVNTIPLMIEQIPQLPYLRDKSIYLGVVMSRRSAAFEQKYALIEVPSKALGRFVLLPAPAGESHIILLEDVIRFNLPAIFSYFGYEKFDAWIFKVTKDAEIDIDNDISTTLIQKIEKGVKNRRKGKPVRFVYDKEMDAGLLEFLMRRMSLTRKDNLIPGGRIHNFRHFMDFPDIFSKKSQRKKPFQHPLLAGTSRVTDIILEHDVMLNFPYHSFNPVIELLRESAIDPDVVSIKITAYRLASNSKVINALINAVRNGKQVTVMMELRARFEEEANLEWKEKLEEEGVKVLIGIPNVKVHGKLCIIRKRIQNRTIQYGFVSTGNLNESTAKLYSDHCLLTAHRGIMADINRVFLYIERYKTRPDLLKTCKSLIPCPGNLRREIIKLINQEIRAAKKKKKSGILLKMNSLSDEELIEKLNEAARAGVPVRLIVRGIFCMQTENKKFKQPVKAISIIDEYLEHARVFIFHNGGKEKVYISSADWMLRNLDHRVEVTCPVYDEKIQKVLKNMLKIQLSDNVKARVLNNSLTNEYVKTDGKKVRAQVEQYIYLQSKKSKPNPEEEIPLPKTATSN
- a CDS encoding Ppx/GppA phosphatase family protein, which encodes MKLAAIDIGSNAARLLITEVVTDEKGKSQFNKLNLIRVPLRLGFDVFDTQVISPEKEQHIIKTIKAYRALIDVYEVEHYIACATSAMRDAKNATAIISHIKHETGIDIKVISGDEEASFIYENHIAENLDTDHSYLYIDVGGGSTELTFFNDNQLVFKESFNIGTIRLLKNQVEEVKWDQMKDFIRVKTKGFKEIICIGSGGNINKVFSMSKKKDGKPLSLELLKDYYKELSSFSVPERMRLYNLREDRADVIVPALSIYINVMRWSDAREIFVPKIGLADGLIHILWNTINNPAHVSS
- the panB gene encoding 3-methyl-2-oxobutanoate hydroxymethyltransferase encodes the protein MSAAEVKKVTTNTLQIMKAAGQKISMLTAYDFSFARLFDTAGIDVLLVGDSASNVMAGHETTVPITLEQMIYHAQCVVRGIDRCLVVVDLPFGTYQSNPDVALASAIRVMKETGGHSIKLEGGEEVVDSIRRIVKAGIPVMGHLGLTPQSIYKFGTYAVRAKEEDEAEKLKKDALLLQQAGCFAIVLEKIPAALAKAVSESLEIPTIGIGAGKYCDGQVLVMHDMLGINNDFNPRFLRKYANLHDQITGAVQQYVKDVQSNDFPNEQEQY